Proteins from a genomic interval of Zingiber officinale cultivar Zhangliang chromosome 2A, Zo_v1.1, whole genome shotgun sequence:
- the LOC122040153 gene encoding DNA damage-binding protein cmr1-like: protein MVTAAMTDYERLRLENIRRNDEMISSLLIRSKASDLATSLKRSPATQNKPKKAEKSAKKPRAQDPVVVRRSLRHRGLPPELTQPKSEPTQPESESPSDFPAKREQLLIGDAFVDRSESSDRNLVGAILSASERASLELAKEKEVGGLFDPKRDLMLREENVKRVVGGRIVSVRFLPFWDRTVIMAGDKLGNLGFWDVDMEEGDSDGVYVYVPHSDSVSGISVHPFSPAKIFTCSYDGLIRLMDVQDGTFNMIHSSDYLIYSICQSPVNTSTIYFAEGAGDLKLRDERTGRASNTWGLHEKRINTIDFNPENPNMMATSSTDGMARIWDLRVLKNHQPDSLKTVQHRRAVYSAYFSPGGLRLATTSCDDTVGIASGVNFDDQSLVKHDNQTGRWISTFRAIWGWDDFHIFLGNMKRAVDIISADSRTTTSLFSEYMTSIGCRLAAHPQIQGKLASATAGGKVFYWKRL, encoded by the exons ATGGTGACCGCAGCGATGACGGACTACGAGCGCTTGCGGCTCGAGAACATCCGCCGGAACGACGAGATGATTTCCTCCCTCCTGATTCGCAGCAAGGCCTCTGATCTCGCCACCTCCCTGAAGCGCTCCCCCGCCACCCAGAACAAGCCGAAGAAGGCGGAGAAGAGTGCCAAGAAACCTCGCGCCCAGGATCCCGTCGTCGTCCGTCGCTCCCTTCGCCACCGCGGCCTCCCTCCCGAACTGACCCAGCCCAAATCTGAACCGACCCAGCCCGAATCTGAAAGCCCCAGCGATTTCCCGGCCAAGAGGGAGCAGCTACTCATCGGCGATGCGTTCGTGGATAGATCTGAATCGTCCGACCGAAATCTGGTTGGAGCCATCCTGAGCGCGTCCGAGCGAGCAAGTTTGgaacttgcaaaagaaaaggaggTGGGAGGACTGTTTGATCCGAAGAGGGATTTGATGCTGAGGGAGGAGAATGTGAAGAGGGTTGTCGGAGGGAGAATAGTGTCGGTTCGGTTCTTGCCATTTTGGGACAGGACGGTGATCATGGCGGGAGATAAGCTAGGCAATCTAGGGTTTTGGGATGTGGACATGGAGGAAGGGGATAGTGATGGGGTGTATGTTTACGTTCCCCATTCTGACTCTGTTTCCGGAATTTCAGTGCATCCCTTCTCCCCCGCAAAG ATTTTCACTTGCAGCTATGATGGACTCATCCGGTTGATGGATGTTCAAGATGGGACCTTTAATATGATCCACTCCAGTGACTATCTTATTTACTCCATCTGCCAGTCGCCTGTCAATACTAGTACAATTTATTTTGCGGAAGGTGCAGGAGACTTGAAACTTCGGGATGAGAGGACAGGAAGAGCTTCAAACACTTGGGGTTTGCATGAAAAGAGAATTAATACAATTGATTTCAATCCTGAGAACCCCAACATGATGGCTACTAGTTCAACAGATGGGATGGCTCGCATATGGGACTTGCGAGTATTGAAGAATCACCAACCAGATAGTTTAAAGACAGTACAACATCGACGTGCTGTTTATTCTGCATATTTTTCACCTGGTGGACTCCGACTCGCTACAACAAG TTGTGATGATACGGTTGGAATTGCTAGTGGTGTCAACTTTGATGATCAATCATTGGTGAAACATGACAATCAGACTGGCAGATGGATATCCACATTCAG AGCCATTTGGGGATGGGATGACTTTCATATCTTCTTGGGAAACATGAAAAGAGCTGTCGATATAATTTCAGCCGATTCAAGAACTACTACATCCCTGTTCAGCGAGTACATGACTTCAATAGGTTGCCGGCTCGCCGCACATCCACAGATACAAGGAAAATTGGCTTCAGCTACGGCTGGTGGCAAGGTGTTTTACTGGAAAAGATTATGA
- the LOC122042711 gene encoding reticulon-like protein B21: protein MQACSRRRALSRSSCAGGNGGGGGGARLRKSQSDSAAAVVKRKRSNFAAVDKEESGGSSAVQLKKSLSDLPISRTDQREMFVDKEMDKNGEKPRSVEEEEEEQIPVSVEDEEKNQSLESLLSPDVVEKEQIVLVADRNGNIQEDEEEEEDSKMQCVENAVTNPEIEEEQEQEQEEMCEVVSFTRMQSIEDLVMWKDASRSALVFGFGTFLLLSSSYAEEVHFSMISASSYVGLIYIAFVFLCKSFIRRGEDQLQCDESCNVVEEEDAIWLLKMLLPYINELLLKLRTLFSGDPSTTLKLAGALFVMARCGSNITIWSLVRLMFFGVFIVPKACCSYSSQLTKLGRFWLDRIRDGWESCTHKKAMALAIFCVIWNISSAIARVWSFFMLVVAVKLYQQSAAENNNKREEEEQQQQQKEGQEDSMAGQSQQLKLQ, encoded by the exons atgcaggCATGCAGTCGAAGGCGAGCCTTGTCGCGGAGCAGCTGCGCCGGAGGcaatggcggcggcggcggcggcgcaaGGCTGAGAAAGAGCCAAAGTGACAGTGCGGCGGCTGTCGTGAAGCGGAAAAGATCCAATTTTGCGGCGGTGGACAAAGAGGAGAGCGGCGGAAGCAGCGCAGTTCAGCTCAAGAAATCCCTTTCGGATTTACCCATCTCGCGGACCGATCAGCGCGAGATGTTCGTCGACAAGGAAATGGATAAGAATGGCGAGAAGCCGAGGAgcgtggaggaggaggaggaggagcagatCCCTGTGTCGGTCGAGGACGAGGAGAAGAACCAGAGCCTTGAGAGCTTGCTGTCCCCAGATGTGGTGGAAAAGGAGCAGATTGTTCTCGTTGCAGATCGAAATGGTAATATTcaagaagacgaagaagaagaagaagacagcaAAATGCAATGCGTTG AGAATGCAGTGACGAATCCAGAAatagaagaagaacaagaacaagaacaagaaGAAATGTGCGAGGTTGTTTCATTCACCAGGATGCAAAGCATTG AAGATCTAGTCATGTGGAAGGACGCATCGAGATCCGCCTTGGTTTTCGGCTTCGgaaccttcctcctcctctcctcttcgtACGCCGAGGAAGTCCATTTCAG TATGATTTCAGCGAGCTCTTACGTTGGACTTATCTATATTGCATTTGTTTTCCTCTGCAAATCCTTCATCCGAAG AGGAGAAGACCAGTTACAGTGCGACGAGAGTTGCAATGTGgttgaagaagaagatgcaatctGGCTTCTAAAAATGCTGCTTCCTTACATCAACGAgctacttctgaagctcagaacCCTCTTCTCTGGTGATCCATCAACAACTTTAAAG TTGGCTGGAGCTCTATTTGTGATGGCGAGATGCGGCAGCAACATCACAATTTGGAGTCTTGTCAGATTGA TGTTTTTTGGGGTCTTCATTGTTCCAAAAGCCTGCTGTTCCTACTCTTCTCAGCTGACAAAACTTG GGAGATTTTGGTTGGATAGGATTAGGGATGGGTGGGAGTCATGCACCCACAAGAAGGCCATGGCCCTTGCCATCTTTTGTGTTATTTGGAACATATCGTCGGCTATCGCCCGGGTTTGGTCAT TCTTCATGCTCGTGGTGGCTGTGAAGCTCTACCAACAATCTGCAGCAGAGAACAACAacaagagagaagaagaagaacaacaacaacaacaaaaggaAGGGCAAGAAGATTCCATGGCAGGACAAAGCCAGCAGCTCAAATTACAATGA
- the LOC122042710 gene encoding uncharacterized protein LOC122042710, which yields MAASVSAATTSSFDDPGDWVHKALVNPHLPAEVLLSFRRRRPELEAEADEDADPSTSEAEKVLEWGKRIKRSRVMRLPRIAEAPLEEEPAVMKRRPSPQSPLDLCRSASASSNEKPEVVSRSPSLATAEACRIEVVAAPSIPASARIRRPAARKMTKLELQAVERTLLEERAKLRKEIEDARRTADELRAHNHKLKQLRAELPKIAVPSSPPPRHKASVSLPDLNVPLPDCYSPS from the exons ATGGCCGCCTCGGTCAGCGCCGCCACCACTTCGTCCTTCGACGACCCCGGCGATTGGGTCCACAAAGCCCTTGTGAACCCCCATCTCCCCGCTGAGGTTCTCCTGAGTTTTCGCCGGCGCCGCCCCGAGCTGGAGGCGGAGGCCGACGAAGACGCGGATCCGAGCACCTCCGAAGCCGAGAAGGTGCTGGAGTGGGGGAAGCGAATCAAGAGGTCGAGGGTGATGCGGCTCCCTCGAATCGCGGAGGCGCCGCTCGAGGAAGAGCCGGCGGTGATGAAGAGGAGGCCGAGCCCGCAGTCGCCTCTCGATCTGTGTCGCAGCGCGTCGGCGAGCTCCAACGAGAAGCCCGAGGTGGTGTCAAGATCTCCCTCCCTTGCCACCGCCGAAGCCTGCCGCATCGAG GTTGTGGCTGCTCCGTCGATCCCGGCCTCCGCCCGCATCAGACGGCCAGCGGCGAGGAAGATG ACGAAGCTGGAGCTGCAAGCGGTGGAACGGACGCTGCTCGAAGAAAGGGCGAAACTTCGCAAG GAGATAGAAGACGCGCGAAGGACCGCCGACGAATTGCGCGCCCATAATCACAAACTGAAGCAG TTGCGAGCAGAGCTTCCAAAGATTGCAGTTCCTTCTTCCCCACCACCCCGGCACAAAGCTTCCGTTTCATTACCAGACCTCAACGTCCCCTTACCTGATTGTTACTCACCATCCTAA